In the genome of Actinomycetes bacterium, one region contains:
- a CDS encoding DUF2183 domain-containing protein → MVDWLRFGADMEDLATQTLRTGKQVTGLLRPTVIQPYRGFVADGVANIRARVMEQPVFDATPKGLRIDATLAANLLRWVVLDIAGLEVTVTIGDRSTTVNSDENGFVIAKIPIEEKMQPGWHEVHFSAKDRGEEITASGRVVVPDPRSRIGFISDIDDTILTTGMTDGLKALQRTLLRDAGGRKPVPGTPSLYRGLARGAKGNRSDSTFFYVSSGPWNLYDMLIQFLGVRGFPRGPIFLTDWRPGAPLSEEEQAQGEKLSVRHKRARIRRILDSYPDLTFVLLGDSGEHDPQVYQEFLESDPDRIKVALIIDVWAEPTELDDDSLKETLATSGLVTVRNSLEMAQVVQQLGLIDEFTVDEVITEIDARL, encoded by the coding sequence ATGGTCGACTGGTTGCGCTTCGGTGCCGATATGGAGGACCTAGCGACCCAAACACTTCGCACTGGTAAGCAGGTCACCGGCTTGCTTCGTCCGACGGTGATTCAGCCGTATCGGGGATTCGTGGCTGACGGCGTGGCCAATATTCGAGCTCGGGTTATGGAGCAGCCCGTGTTTGACGCCACTCCCAAGGGCCTGCGGATCGATGCCACACTGGCGGCTAACTTGTTGCGCTGGGTCGTGCTGGATATCGCGGGTCTTGAGGTCACCGTCACCATAGGCGACCGGAGCACCACAGTGAACAGCGATGAGAACGGCTTCGTTATTGCCAAGATTCCCATCGAAGAGAAAATGCAGCCGGGTTGGCACGAAGTGCACTTCTCGGCCAAGGACCGTGGTGAGGAGATCACCGCCAGCGGCCGAGTTGTGGTGCCCGATCCGCGTTCACGGATCGGGTTCATCAGTGACATCGATGACACGATCCTGACCACTGGCATGACTGACGGTCTCAAAGCTTTGCAGCGCACTCTGCTTCGCGATGCAGGTGGCCGTAAGCCCGTCCCAGGAACGCCAAGCCTCTATCGAGGATTGGCGCGCGGGGCTAAGGGCAATCGATCTGATTCGACCTTCTTCTATGTGTCATCAGGCCCGTGGAACTTGTACGACATGCTGATTCAATTCCTTGGTGTCCGCGGTTTTCCACGAGGTCCCATCTTCCTCACTGATTGGCGTCCCGGCGCCCCACTGAGCGAGGAGGAGCAAGCGCAAGGCGAGAAGTTGTCGGTTCGGCACAAGCGCGCTCGAATCCGACGAATCCTCGATTCCTATCCCGATCTGACCTTCGTGTTGCTGGGTGACAGTGGCGAACATGACCCGCAGGTCTACCAGGAGTTTCTGGAGTCAGATCCGGATCGAATCAAAGTGGCGTTGATCATAGATGTGTGGGCGGAACCGACGGAACTGGATGATGACAGTCTCAAGGAGACGCTGGCGACGTCCGGACTGGTGACGGTGCGGAACTCCCTCGAGATGGCGCAAGTAGTGCAGCAGTTGGGGCTGATCGATGAGTTCACTGTTGATGAGGTCATCACCGAGATTGATGCCCGTCTCTAG
- a CDS encoding metalloregulator ArsR/SmtB family transcription factor, which yields MTGQENIAEVSKAAELFKALGSPVRLAILWQLTQRPSTVNELAERLQVSQPLMSQHLRVLRQHQLVSSTARGQYHTYQLADEHVSHIVRDAIEHTKEHS from the coding sequence ATGACCGGACAAGAGAACATTGCGGAAGTGAGCAAGGCCGCGGAGTTGTTCAAGGCACTTGGTTCGCCAGTGCGATTGGCGATTCTCTGGCAGTTGACGCAGCGCCCGTCAACGGTGAACGAGCTGGCGGAACGACTGCAGGTCAGCCAACCACTGATGTCTCAGCACCTGCGGGTGTTGCGTCAGCATCAACTCGTGAGTTCGACTGCTCGCGGCCAGTACCACACTTACCAACTCGCCGATGAGCACGTCTCGCACATCGTCCGAGACGCAATCGAACATACGAAGGAGCACTCATGA
- a CDS encoding DUF3152 domain-containing protein — translation MTARLFRRRPMIAVATVVLVAGGAASISAMSGDDPPITATPPMKSPVIVTKPAAPPPLQTSKSGDGFVVIQPVANSGNGRGARKAAGWTIPYSVEFEPGLRPHARQLAKIADAALQDTQRGWNATGDRTLRRVGEATKATIRVVLATPGKVDAHCATVGLNTAGIFSCWDGQRAMINLYRWENGASDFTSLGTYRRYVINHEVGHGLGFGHHFCPTAGAPAPVMMQQTKGTGACKPNAWPYP, via the coding sequence GTGACTGCGCGACTGTTCCGACGACGGCCAATGATTGCTGTCGCGACAGTTGTGCTTGTGGCAGGGGGCGCAGCAAGTATCTCCGCCATGTCTGGCGACGACCCGCCGATAACTGCAACTCCGCCAATGAAATCGCCAGTCATCGTGACCAAACCCGCGGCACCGCCACCGCTGCAGACCAGCAAGTCCGGTGATGGTTTCGTGGTCATCCAGCCGGTGGCTAACTCCGGCAACGGCCGCGGCGCACGCAAAGCTGCTGGCTGGACCATCCCCTACTCAGTGGAGTTTGAACCTGGCCTTCGCCCCCATGCCCGACAACTAGCCAAGATCGCTGATGCTGCCCTGCAAGACACCCAGCGTGGCTGGAATGCAACTGGCGATCGAACTCTGCGGCGGGTAGGTGAAGCCACCAAAGCCACCATCAGAGTGGTGCTAGCAACTCCGGGGAAGGTGGATGCTCACTGTGCCACCGTGGGACTAAATACTGCCGGAATCTTTTCCTGCTGGGACGGCCAGCGAGCCATGATCAATCTCTATCGGTGGGAGAATGGAGCCAGCGACTTCACCTCTCTAGGCACCTACCGCCGCTACGTGATTAACCATGAAGTCGGCCACGGCCTCGGTTTCGGCCATCACTTCTGCCCCACCGCTGGAGCTCCAGCTCCAGTGATGATGCAACAAACCAAAGGCACCGGTGCCTGCAAACCGAATGCCTGGCCATATCCCTAG